A genomic window from Streptomyces sp. NBC_01429 includes:
- a CDS encoding methylenetetrahydrofolate reductase: protein MDHVSTASVSRDPLSPVALLEDFSLEMTGKDVPGLEEARDRIPAGTRINVTFLGNEDPGMRLAAAGAVRRFGFTPVPHLSARRLRSRAELADVLAALRQDGAADHVFVIGGDPATPHGPYDDALTLIRSGLLQEYGVRHVGVSGYPEGHPAIAGPALWSAIEDKTAALARHGLAGDVITQFGFAADPVLTWVEALRKRGIDTPVRIGVPGPAGIKRLMTYASRFGVGTSTSIARKYGFSITNLMGTAGPDRFIRALAEGYDTERHGTLKLHFYTFGGIGATSRWIADFRAGEVA, encoded by the coding sequence ATGGATCACGTCTCCACGGCCTCTGTCTCCAGGGACCCGCTCTCGCCCGTCGCCCTGCTGGAGGACTTCTCCCTGGAGATGACGGGCAAGGACGTGCCCGGACTCGAAGAGGCCCGTGACCGCATTCCGGCCGGGACCCGGATCAACGTCACCTTCCTGGGCAACGAGGACCCGGGCATGCGGCTGGCGGCGGCCGGCGCCGTCCGGCGGTTCGGGTTCACCCCCGTCCCGCATCTGTCGGCCCGCCGGCTGCGTTCCCGCGCGGAGCTGGCGGACGTCCTGGCCGCACTGCGCCAGGACGGCGCGGCGGACCACGTCTTCGTCATCGGCGGCGACCCCGCCACGCCCCACGGCCCCTACGACGACGCCCTCACGCTCATCCGGTCCGGGCTCCTCCAGGAGTACGGCGTACGGCACGTCGGCGTCAGCGGCTACCCGGAAGGGCACCCGGCCATCGCCGGCCCGGCGCTCTGGTCGGCGATCGAGGACAAGACCGCGGCCCTGGCGCGGCACGGGCTCGCGGGGGACGTCATCACCCAGTTCGGCTTCGCCGCCGACCCGGTCCTGACCTGGGTCGAGGCACTGCGGAAGCGGGGCATCGACACGCCGGTGCGCATCGGGGTGCCCGGCCCCGCCGGTATCAAGCGGCTGATGACGTACGCGTCGCGCTTCGGTGTCGGCACGAGCACGTCCATCGCGAGGAAATACGGATTCTCGATCACCAACCTGATGGGCACGGCGGGCCCGGACCGTTTCATCCGCGCCCTGGCCGAGGGCTACGACACGGAGCGCCACGGGACACTCAAGCTGCACTTCTACACCTTCGGCGGGATCGGGGCCACGTCGCGGTGGATAGCCGATTTCCGTGCCGGGGAGGTCGCGTGA